CCTAACCTAGGCTATAAGAAAAGcaacaaattgtatttgtattggttataaaaattaactaaaattaaaatacacataaattgACTTACTCATATCTTACACACTGTTGaacatataaatcataaaacacataattacaaacatttaggACAAAGATGCAACACATAGAACACATCAGAATTTCTCTGACTCACGGAGAAAATCCCTAAACATTAGGATGACGTCCCATTTGCACCAGTAATGTTGAATGAAATGATTCCAAGTAATTGTTCGTACGATAGTCTTCTCCAAAAACACTGAAAAACTCTGGACGAACCTGAAAAAACCAATAATGTTCAATATATCCAATTAAAAAATTTCTCATTCCCTGTTCAACTTCAGGAAATTGTTGAACATACTGCATGATGGCCCTGAAACCATCATACATACAAAACCGAGGACATAGAGGATGACCCCTTACAGCAGGGAGATGAGGCAGTGCAAGAACCATTCTGAAAACACGAGCTGCTTCAGGACTTCTCTTGACTAGATCCAAAACACCATTCGATTTACGATGACAATATCGTACTATCGTTTGGGTGTAATGAAACCAGCAACACCCCAATCTGCTTTCTGGAAATACTTGTTGAACTGCATTCATGAGTCCTCTTTCAAAATCTGTAACAAACcgaattaaattatagttaagagGTAAAATTTGACGTACAATGTTAAATAATGTGATGTAAGTTTCTTCTGTCCGACTTCTTAGAAGGACATACACCATTGGGAACGACACACTCTTAAATACCACTTGAAAAGTCAGGAAACTTTTCAAGTCTGCTGGAGCAGCTGGAACAGTCTTGAATGTTCTACAATACCTACAGTTGTTACTGTGGCCAACTCTTCCCTAA
This is a stretch of genomic DNA from Acyrthosiphon pisum isolate AL4f unplaced genomic scaffold, pea_aphid_22Mar2018_4r6ur Scaffold_21869;HRSCAF=25119, whole genome shotgun sequence. It encodes these proteins:
- the LOC103311878 gene encoding uncharacterized protein LOC103311878 — translated: MVYVLLRSRTEETYITLFNIVRQILPLNYNLIRFVTDFERGLMNAVQQVFPESRLGCCWFHYTQTIVRYCHRKSNGVLDLVKRSPEAARVFRMVLALPHLPAVRGHPLCPRFCMYDGFRAIMQYVQQFPEVEQGMRNFLIGYIEHYWFFQVRPEFFSVFGEDYRTNNYLESFHSTLLVQMGRHPNV